GTACCTTGAAGGATCCTGTGGATATGGGCAGTgatgaggagagggaggggaggtggtAATTTCACGTGTCTACAGGAGCCAAGTGGATAATATAAACAGTGCGCGTAAAGTAAAAAAGTGATGCAAACTGATGTAAGATGATTGTTGGCGACCAGCCCACATCCTCAGAGATGAGGCATTATAGTAGTAAGTAACAGGCACTGTGAGAATGAAAGTCCAGCGTTGCAGgtcttaaatttttcaaataaaatagaaattctgaTTTCTATAGGAAGTCCTTTGATGCTTAAAAGCTAGCAATTAATTCCTTGTTTAAAATGATTTGTAAGAAATATGCAAACAGTAGGTCACCAGTGTGCAGCCTCTTTCATAAAGTCAGGCACTCTGTCAGCAGACTTCCCAAGGTTCTCTGTCATCTTCTGCTTAATGCCAAGAGTCATTCAAGATAGGACAGCTACTGGCCAGACAGGCAGTGGAGCAGAATCAGGTCCACAGCCCATCCACAGTGTTTTGATCATTGTTGGGAGGGGAAAGGGGCCTCAACTTGttccttctccctgcttctcctCACTCCCTGAGGGGCACAGTGCATGGTGAGCTCACTCCTGCCCCTTGGCTCGTTCCTGTGGCTAATGGATATATGAAGGTGGTGAAAGGTAGAGTGAATGGACTGGTTCACTGCGTGTTTTTGGAAAAGTATCTTAAATGGGGAACCAATAAATGTGTTAGCTACTCTGTAAAGGAGCTGATTGCCTAGGTTAGAAGAAACTGCTTAAATCTCCCTCTCTGGAGCCAAAATGGTTGAAGTTGGCCGCCTAGACCTCAGCTGGAAAAGGAACTTGAACTCGTTATTTTTAAACACATGTATTTCCAGCTCACCCTGGACTAAGTCCTGCTCCTCACTGACGAGTCATGTGGGGTGTGAACCTGATGTTTTTCGCACAGTTCAGACTGTTTGCCTTCAGCCTTTTCCCAGTTTCCTGCTTAGGGCCCAAGATGTTAACTGTTCTTCCATTTGATGGAGGAGGTAGTTACCTGCTCAGGAAGAGCAGTCACGCCTTGTTTCACTGTAATTTAGGGAAGAATAGTTcccaaaactgaattttttttcttaaatactgGTTCCCTGGCTTTTCCTCTGGGCATTCTGACTCAGTATGTCTGAGATAACGCTTGAgaatctgtttttcaaaataagaaaaagcaaaccTTATAGGTTCAGATAAGCTGACCCATAGGCCAGCCCATTGTGTGCTATTAGACTAAACTGCCTCAGGCTTACACGTTAACAACCAAAGTCCAGCTCATTCAACCAACTTgcgcattttgttttgttttaaaccttTTTCCTCACACCTAAGCTGTGGaaaattttttcattgaaattattGTATTTATATCTAGTAACTGAAAgaccaactttttcttttttttaaatgacagtctTATAAAAATCTTGAGAATTGTATTaaaaaccatatatctgataagggattttaaccagaatatataaagaacatttacAACTCTATAATAAATAGACAACCCAATTAATAACTGAAAAAGGGGTCtgatagacatttcttcaaagaggaGATACTAATGACCAATAAGAACAGGAAAAGATGCTAACATTttgagtcatcagggaaatgcaaatcaaaaccacagtgaaaatCACTTCACagccactaggatggctataatcaaagaCAATAACAAGGGTTatcaaggatgtggagagacaACCCTTATACACTATTGGTTataatataaaatggtgtagctactttgggaaacagtcctcaaaaggttaaacataacttacaccagtcagaatggccgtcattcaacagtacacaaatgataaatactagagagggtgtggagaaaagagaaccctcctacacttttggtAGGAAAgcagtttgttgcagccattgtggaaaacagtttggagattcctcaaaagactaggaatagacttaacatatgacccagcaatcccactcctgggtatatatccaaaaggaaccctacttcaaaaagacatctgcaccccaatgtacatagcagcactatttacaatagccaagacatggaaacagcctaaatgtccatcaacagatgactggataaagaagttgtggtgttttaatacgatggaatactattcagccattaaaaatgacaacataatttgcagcaacatggatatccctggagaatgtcattctaagtgaagtaagccagaaagagaaaaataccatatgatatcactcatatgtggaatctaaaaaaaaaacaaaagaaagaaatgaacttaaatataaaacagaaacagactcacagacagaatataaatttgtggttgccagaggggaggagggtgggaagggacagactgggagttcaagatttgtagatactgagaggtatatatagaatatataaacaagtttatacggtatagcacagggaaatatattcaagatcttgtagtagcacatggtgaaaaagaatatgaaaatgaatatatgtatattcatgtatgactgaaaaattgtgctgtacaccagaaactgatacaacattgtaaactggctataactcagtttttaaaaaatgatgtgtaCAAGGAATACcaaaattctaaaactgaaaaaaaaaggctaaacagaattaccattttaattctatttctatgtatataccaaaaataaatgaaaaaatgtgtGCACACAAAATCATGTACccattcattgcagcattattcctaatagccaaaaaatggaaaccatAAATGTCcaatcaactgatgaatgaatatacAAAATGCGGTATAGCCAagcaatggactattactcagcaataaaaaagaataaagtactaaATATGCCTCAACATgaatggataaaccttgaaaacagttCATCCAGAGCACAAAGTTGATTAGTGGTTGCCGAAGGCTTGGGAGAGGGAGTAATAGAGAGTGATTGCTAATGGTTACAGAGGTTTTGGGGGAGTGATAacaatgttctgaaattagatagtggtgatgattgcaaAACTCTGAATATACCAAAAATCACTGTATTGGGCACTAGAAGTATTACCTTTTGTGGTAAAATTCataaatctcaataaagctatttgtGTTCTTAAAAACCTGCAAACAGCTCAGATGTCCTTCAAAAGTGATTATTTACAAAAACTGCACATACCATGGGATACTGTTACTcagtaataaataaaacatacaccCTGATATACAAAACAACTTGCATGAGCCCCTTGGcaattatgctgagtaaaagtaGCCAATCCTAAAAAGTTACAgattgtatgactccatttatataacattttttttaaatgacaaacttttagaaatggagaacagattagtggttgccaggagttagaGAAAGGAGGACTTGCTGGGGTGAGATGAGCGTGGTTATAAAAGGGCAGCAGGAGGGATCCttgaggtgatggaaatattcagAATGCTGAATGCGGTGTAGATGTACAAACTTACAGTGGTTAAGGACTATAGAACTTAATACACACCAAAAAATGACTACAAATATAACTGAGGAGATCGGAATGTGATCAGTGGATTGTCAATGTcagtatcctggttgtgatatggTGCTATAGTTTTGCAAAATGTCACTAGAGTGAACCTGGGGAAATAGTACACAGGATCTCATCAACAAGGACCTTTGATGCATCGAGAGGTAGGTGGAATGGAGAGCATACTCTCCTaacacagatgaggacactgggaTGCCAAACATTATGTGACAACTTGCAAGTGGCACAGAGCCACAAACAGAAGCCAGGGCTCTGGACACCCaatccttcattcaacaaatacttctgTGAGTGACAATGCCTCAGAAACTGTTCTAAAACCTAGACCCTGGAGTATAGCCATGAACAACACTCAGACCACCCACAACTCAAGGAAGTAAAAACATCCCCTCAGTCCTCAGTGAAAAGCTCCAGGGTCACTGGCTGCCAGTCTAAAGGCAAGGAGGGTGACAGAAGAGGATAAGGAGGCCAAATAGCTGTGGCCCAAGGCACCCAGACAGGCAAAGGCGCCAAACCTCCTAATGCTCTTCCTTGGAGGAAGCAGGAGTGTGGGCCTTGGCCAAGAGGCCAGAACTGAAAGTAACGGGATAAACACGGGTGGGCTCAGTATGAGGCTGGTTCAGGGCAGTCCTGTCCGGTTCACAATTAGGGAAGCAGTGTCCAAGATTGACGCCTGCGGAAAACTACAACTCCCAGCCTGTCTCGCGGCCGGCCCACGCCCCAGCGGTCATGTGACCCCTGATCACGTGTCTCCGCCGCCGGCTCGGGCTTGAAGCACCGCAGGTAGGTGACAGGAGGTACAGGTTGGTGGGGGATAGAAGGGTTAGGTCCCGGGTCCCCACCGCGGTAGAGCCCTGCTCACTCCTTGCAGGACTCCGCAGCCCAGCGTCCTCGGCTCCACGCCCACATTCGATCGGACCAGCCCTTGCAGCGCCTTAGCCGGCTTGTCTCCACCTAGTCCTAGGCCCGGATTGAGTCCCAGAGCCCCTCCCCAGTTTACCCCGCAGCAACCCACTGGCCTGGCTTCAGGCCTAGGGACCCGCCCTCGCCCCGGGTGCGCCCTGGCCCACTTCTCAATGCAGCCCACCCCTCGTTATTTATGGGATCCAGCCCCAGGGTGGCCTGAGATCCCACTCTGGTTGGGATCTGAGGGGCCTGCTGCCGTGGTTACAGCTCTGGCCTGAGCATGTGGGCATCAGGCTTCTAGTTCTGGCTCTGCCAACTAGCCACTGTGACATTGATCTAGCCTCTTTCCCTCAGTGGGCCTGTGTTCCTAACTGAACTGGTGCCCCATTCTGTGAGTTAGAGTCAGGGCACCTTGGTTCCCCATACTCTGCTGACCAGCAAAGAAACAGCTCAGACTCTTCTCTCTGCTAACAGCAGATTTTAGGTaaagttttgagaaagaagaaatcaaggTCAGAGAGGGAATCATCCCAGATCTTTGGGGAGAAGGGGCTGCAAGAAGTAGCTCTCCCTTCACCATAGCAGGACAGGTAGAAAGAACAGGTAAGCAGGGGACCATGGTGGGGGAGAGAATTGCTGAGAGATCTCAGACCAATGCAGAGACCTCTGTGTCTAAGATGGGAGCAGGGTGGACGACGAGGCCTCACAGCTTTGGTAGCACTAACTTTGCAGGGCTCTCTCTGGAGCTACACTAGAAGCCCAGGAACCCACAACTGCCCCCGCTACTCACTGTTTCGATTTTTTGCTGAGTTGCTGGCTGGGGGGCAAGTTGCATAACAGGAAGCCCTGTGGCGTCTGACTGATCTTTCTGGACTTGGAGCCAGCAGGGAGACATTTCCCCTGGAGAGGTGTCCTTTGGGTGCATGCTTGGTGACAGATGTCTGAGAGCACCCACACTCCACCTTTTTCCTCTACTTTGTTCACCTGTCACCAAGAGGAGCCCTGGGAAGCACCTGACTACCTAAGAGGCCTCATTAGCCATTCTAAACCTCCCAGTTGCTGAGGGCATCAGAGAGGATGCCTGTGTGATGGGCAGTCACATGGGAGAAGAGTGAGAATTGGCCTGAAATTTTGACGAGCTTTGAAAGCTCCACAGAATTTAGACTCTGGGCTGGAGGGAGGTATGCTGGGCTGTAAGAAATTGAAATACCCATAGTTCTGGGTGAGGACTGTTCTTGCGACCCTGTGGTATAGAAACAGGTTTGGAAGCCAGACAGATCTGGATCCAAATCCTGTTTTGCAACTTGCTGTTGTTTGACCCTGGATGAGTGAGATCTCTCTGAACCTTGTGACCACTGTCATAAGGAATGAATGAGATAAGGTATGTCTATGGCACTCCTGCCTGATGCATGGCCCCTAGTGCTGACACATTAGTACCTCTCTCTTCTGTGTTTATGTCTTCTTTACCTGATAGGTCTGTAAACCTGATGCAGGCAGGAGTTGCATCTGACATATTTCTGTCTCTGCCATCGCACACTGCGGCAGCCTGTGTAGTGTTCTGCACAGAGGtacacctgggtttgaatctcggCCATCTGATTTTGGGACAGTTGTTTCACCCTTCTGTGTCCACCTTTGGATAACAGTATTACCTGCCTTTCTTATCTAGGTTAAGGAGAGACAGAGCCCCGAGGCCTCCTAGGATAACAGCTCCAAATGAGCTGGTGCCACCCTCCCAGCTGAACGTGTTCCCTCAGCTCCCCAGGGGATGTGGTTGTGAGACAGAACCCACAGAACCTGAAGGAAGAGGACTCTCAGGGCCATGGCCCAGCTTAGCATCAACAGTGACCTTGGCGAGTGGGGCTTAAGCACAGACTCCGGGGAGCGGGCCCGTCTGCTGCAGAGTCCCTCTGTggacgtggcccccaagagtgaGGGAGAGGCTTCTCCTGAAATTGTGGGCAGAGGTACCACTTCTACACTTGGGGCCATCTTCATCGTTGTCAATGCCTGCCTGGGCGCAGGGCTGCTCAACTTCCCAGCAGCCTTCAGCACTGCTGGGGGCGTGGCAGCCGGCATCACGCTGCAGATGGTGAGTGTGCTGGCCTGGAGGGCAGTGGTGCAGTCTGGGTGGTGGGTCTAGGCTCTTTGCCTCAAAAGGGAGGCTTTGGATCAGGAATGGTCAGTCGGTGACACATGCTGGCAGACCTTACTAATCTATTCCAGCATTCTTTCTTCTGAGCCCAGATGAGGCTTCAGAAGCCTTCCCAGCAGTAAAGAAAGTCTGGGCATCAACTGCCTAGTTAATAATTTTGTGGTTATGTTTTTAAGGTGGGCCCTTTTCTTTTAGAACTACATGTTGAAATATTTActgatgaaataataaaatagcttGTATTTTCTTCAAGATAACCCGAAGTGGGAGAGGGAATTAGATGAAACACGATGGGCTATGTGTTGATGATTTTTGAAGCTGAGTGACGGGTATGTGGGGGTCCATTATACCATTCTgtctacttttgtgtatgtttgacaCTTTTCTCAtaactctttgtttttaaagaataactCAGCAGCCTCCAGTAATCTATTAAAATTGCCTTGCAAGATAAGGCTCATTTGCCGGGCTTTGGGCACTGGCCCAGTAAATGCTGAGCAAGACCAGGCTGCATTTTGCTGCCAGGCCTTTCTCACACCCTCTTGCTCTGCCCCTGTCTGCAGGCCATGCTGGTTTTCATCATCAGTGGCCTCGTCATCCTGGCCTACTGCTCCCAGGCCAGCAATGAGAGGACCTACCAGGAGGTGGTGTGGGCTGTGTGTGGCAAGCTGACAGGGGTGCTGTGCGAGGTGGCCATTGCCATCTACACCTTTGGGACCTGCATTGCCTTCCTCATCATCATTGGGGACCAGCAGGACAAGAGTGAGGTCCCCCTCAGTACTTACCTCATCCCTCCCCCTGGGCCCTGGGGGTCCTGGGTGggagaaaaagaacacagaacaCCTGCCCAAGGCCTAGCCTGGGCCTGGCACTCATCTGGGAATCCTCCCTGCTGGCTGCTGGGCCCATTAGAGAGATGGAGGCCCTGCAGAGCTGGAGGGCTGCACCCTGCAGTAGCCTGGCATCacattccctccttcctccctatGCAGTTATAGCTGTGATGGCAAAGGAGCCTGCAGGGGCCAGCGGCAGCCCCTGGTACACAGACCGCAAGTTCACCATCAGCCTCACTGCCTTCCTCTTCATCCTGCCCCTTTCCATCCCCAGGGAGATCGGCTTCCAGAAATATGCCAGGTTCGgaggccccaccccagcctgcaCTGGACAGAAGCTCTGATCACAGGCAGCTGGAGACCCGAGGGCTGCTGGGGAACCCCTCTCCTCAATGCCACCTTGCCTCCTGGGGCAGCAAGTGTGGGAAAGGCAGGGCGCCAGGCCTTGCAGGGGTTCCAGCATAGGACCTTCCTTTTTTGTCAGCAGCAAGGGAGACAGTGGCTCTTTGCATCAGTGAGAGATTCAGTTCCAAGTGTCTGTGTCAAAGAAGGGGCGGGTGATAATCAGGATTATGAAGGCAGCCTCCTGGCCTGGGCCTTGTCTTTCCCACGGAGGATGATAATTTTGATCATTTGGGATTGTCAGCCTGGCAGCGTTTTCCGTACAGCTTGGTAtgaagggaaggaactagcttcCTGGCTCAGAGTCTGAAAAGTGGTGGGATTCTACACTGTTTCCTGTGACCCATAATCGAGGGGGTCACACTCAGTATCTCCAAGGTTCCCTTTAATGTTGACATTCCAGTATTTGTGCCTTCAACCCTTTTACCTCCAGCATCTCCTAGTTCTCAAAGGCCCTTCTTGCAGCCCTCGCCAAATCTGGGCTGCTCTAATTGAAGTAGCGGATGTGCTTTGAAGCCCAGCCCCCTGCTGTGGTCTCTGAGCCATGGAACTGACCCATCTCCTTTCCCAGTGGCCACAAATGTCAGTCTGGTCCCCAGTTGGCCTCCTAGCTGTGGAGTGTTTCTCTGAAACTTATTTCTCATGCGTTTCTTGAGTCTTTGTTTGGAATAGTGTCCCAATTTGTTCATTAGATACTTGTGGTCACTAGAGTTAAGGGTGGATGTCCCTGGGGATGGAATCAAAGCAAAGGCAGCTGCAGCTGGGGAGGAGGATGCCTAATCCATCCTTCCTGGCAGCTTCCTAAGCGTCGTGGGCACCTGGTACGTCACTGCCATCATTATCATCAAATACATCTGGCCCGATAAAGAGATGACGCCAGCAGATGCCCTGAACAGGTAGGTGAGGGCCCCGAGGAGACACATGGGGTGGAAGCCACTACTTGGGCCCCAGGAGGTGCTGAGTCAGGCATCAAAAGGCCACACAGGTGCTCTTCTCAAGGCTCACTGGCCCCCAAGGGACATGACTCACTGGTCATTGTAGGAAGGAGGCAAGGGGCCCTGATCTCTTtttactaaagagaagagagagccAGAGACAAGGGGAAACTACCAAGGTGGAATTGCACATTTTTTCAACATGTGCTCATCTGTAGTATCTGTATCTTCTATGAGAGGATGAAtcaattttgtcatttaaaagaaaagtttcatttttggggggaaaggaacAAACCAGAAAAGCAAAAGCCCAAGTGCAGAGGCCAAAAATTCTGGATTTGGGTTCCAGGAGGGCCAtccagagcctcagtttactgACCTGTGAAAAGGAGGTGTGTCCTCTCCCCATTCCCAGATGCCCGTGGGCTGAACGTGTAGCATGCTGGCTGGTGGAGGCCATGGTGGGCTGAATGAAGAGCAAGGGCCTGGGGGCGGGCGGGCACTCTGAAGAGTTCACAGGCAGCAGCATCTTGTATGTCTATCCACAGGCCAGCTTCCTGGATAGCCGTGTTCAATGCCATGCCCACCATTTGCTTCGGATTTCAGGTGCCAGTTGCAAGGTCCCTGTCCTCCCTTAGCTCACGCCCCATCCTGGGATGGAATCAACATCATGGGCAGTTTGGGGGGAtcctggaaggaaggatggagtgGGGGTCCCAGGACTTGCCTCTTATCCCTGGGGGTGAGGTGACTTGCCCACCATGACCCTGCCCTTCACCCTGACAGTGCCACGTGAGCAGTGTGCCCGT
This Camelus bactrianus isolate YW-2024 breed Bactrian camel chromosome 9, ASM4877302v1, whole genome shotgun sequence DNA region includes the following protein-coding sequences:
- the SLC38A7 gene encoding sodium-coupled neutral amino acid transporter 7 isoform X1, producing MAQLSINSDLGEWGLSTDSGERARLLQSPSVDVAPKSEGEASPEIVGRGTTSTLGAIFIVVNACLGAGLLNFPAAFSTAGGVAAGITLQMAMLVFIISGLVILAYCSQASNERTYQEVVWAVCGKLTGVLCEVAIAIYTFGTCIAFLIIIGDQQDKIIAVMAKEPAGASGSPWYTDRKFTISLTAFLFILPLSIPREIGFQKYASFLSVVGTWYVTAIIIIKYIWPDKEMTPADALNRPASWIAVFNAMPTICFGFQCHVSSVPVFNSMRRPEVKTWGGVVTAAMVIALAVYMGTGICGFLTFGDAVDPDVLLSYPSEDMAVAVARAFIILSVLTSYPILHFCGRAVVEGLWLRYQGMPVEEDVGRERRRRVLQTLVWFLLTLLLALFIPDIGKVISVVGGLAACFIFVFPGLCLIQAKLSEMEEVKPASWWAMVSYGVLLVTLGAFIFGQTTANAIFVDLLA